atcaaaacatataCCGTATTTCAATCAAAGCATTAGAGCATTGCTAAGTTTAACCAGTAAAACACTATGCAATCAGCAAGGCTTCAAAGTGAGGCTTGAATGCACAATACATAGTGATTGAGGAGCAGATTGCATTGATTGGGTGTATTGATTGGGGTTGAGGTCTAATATCCCTCTTTATTCACAGAAGTGAAAATCAAAAGGAAATGCACGAGTAccttctgtgtgtatgtgtgtgactgagtaAGTGAAAGGGACATTGATAAAAAGTGAAGTAGTGAGTaggaggaaataaaagaaagaacaaacagaatgtgcacaatgaaaaatgtgttgaatggAGCCTTCAGTGCAGCATCTTTGTAAAGACTAAACCTCTACTCTGCTGTGGATGAAGGTTAATTGCTTAATGGTTTGTGTAACATGCTTATAAATCATTCTGGTGGGGATTTTGCACCAAATGCATGACTGACTGGCAAGAGAATAAGCGCTGCCACTTACAGGTTTTACAAGAGGCCTCGTCGCTTCCATCTTCACAGTCCTTCTTATTGTTACACACAACATCCTGAGGCAGACAAACCCCGTTCCCACAGCGCCACTCATTCTCCTCACAACCTGGAAAACAGAGGAACACAAAGATTaagaaataataagaaaacaaagatgaaaagtTGAGTAAGGTGCAGACAGGCCAATAAGCTTCAGAGGGACATTAGTGGTGCAGCCATGGTGGACATTACCATCTGTCTCCATTCTCGTGCGTGTATTACACATGATTAAGCATTTGGACGGTTGTTGAGCAAATTGGGCAAGGCTTCAAACAAACTCCTCCATTACTGATAAAATAATGACTGCACACAGCGCAGGAGTCAGTGGCCACAGCATTAGCAGTGATGTGCCTCTAATGTTAGCACAATTAGCATAGCACTAGATAGAGTTTGTTTCCCCTAAAGAGGGCTTTAAGAGCGGGGCATACTTACTGCACCGTTTCTCATCGCTGCCATCTCCGCAGTCATTGACGCGATCACACACCCAGAGTTTCGGTTTGCACAACCCATTCCCGCAAGAAAACTGGTCCTTCCCACAATCTGAAAGAGAAATGGCATGTATTTAACAATGTAACTGAAGATGTAAATATGAGTGGTATGAAAAGGGATGGAAAAGTAATGGCTCAAGCCTTaaagaaataatgaaacattttgggaaatacacttattcactttcctGTCGAGAAATAGATGAGAACACCACTCTAAGGTctgtatgataaatatgaagctacagccaacaGCCAGTTGGCTTATCTTAGCacaagactggaaacagctggaaaacagcttgtctggctctgtccaaatttaacaaaatctgcctacaagcacctctaaagctcactaattacatgctatatctcatttgtttgatttgtacaAAACCCAAGgggtaaaaatgacaagttgtggttttacaggggttATGtactggactatttcttggctgggtgcaGTGTCATCACCATGAAATTACCACCCACccagactccaggaagttattGTACCCAGACAAGATATAGTCCCCCACATAACTCCCTGCAAAAAccacaactttttatttttatattttggtttttgtacaaattagaCAAAGATATAATGGTTGGTGGactttgttacctttggacacaATCAGACAAGCTCctctgtttctagtctttatgctaaacgaagctaaccagctgctggccaTAGCCTTACATTTAAGAGGCAGATATCGATCAGTGGTTTTGAACAATCAGTAAGAAAACAATTATCGCAATTCCAAAAAAGTCTAATTATTTCTATAAAAGCCTGCATGGAGGATATAGGAAAGAGATAAAGAAATgaggagagacaggaaaagTGTGGTTGGGTCGAGGGGGAACTTACGACACTTCATCTCGTCGCTCATGTCACCGCAGTCATTCCAGCCATCACACTGCAGTTCTTTCCCGATGCAGATGCCAGAGTTGCAGGCAAACATGTTGGGACAAGCTGCTTACAGAACAGACAAAAGAGGGAAGgagcagaaaaacagagaaaatgacgATGATGATAAATTAAGCGAGAGCAACTGACAGTGTATATTCACAACATCCGTCGTGGTGCCAGTGCTTGTCCCACTTGATCAGAGCAATTATAAATCCATTTCTGTCAAACTGGGAGACAATATAAAGAGCGGAGGGTATTGAAAGTGGAGTGCTCCTGAGTGACAGTGGCAAATAAAATGGACCCAATAAACAAGCTCTCTGGTGATTAGTCTAGCTCTTGAgtttcactgctgcagtttCTAAGCCTTTATCACAAAACAGGTCTATTCAACTGTCAGTCAGCCACCATCTCTCAACACCACTTTATAATGGGAGGCTATGAGTGTCACTGTCTCATCTCAACATTTCACCCATCTTGCCAAGTGTCGTGTAAATGTGGGGTGCAAGACAGAGTTTAACTCACGGTTTGCGGGATCATAGGCGCTGTACTCAGCACTGAAGCCTTTGTCAGTGTAGGACTCATCGGAGTGGAAGGTCACATCTAGAACATTGGTCTCACTGATCAAAGCCAAAGAGGACAGCTCCCCACAATACCTGGTACACAAAACTAatgtttaaaggaaaattctggtttattacaacttgggtcttatttttgtagttttggccatcaacTATGGGTTACAATAACAATTTCCTCAATAAAGTTACTACTGAGATCTGGAAACATTGCAATGGACAGAGAACCAGATCAACAGCTTTGGCAGATAATTTATCCACTGTATCTGGAGGTAAACTGAAAATGAGCATACCCAAAAAGTCAGTATCATAATCCCTCATTGCATaagaaaactgtgtgtgcacaACTATAGCCAGTACAGTCAGTGAAAGTTGAACTAGGAAGTCGGTTTGTAAACtgtgatgtactgtatatttatgacAGACAGTTAAGGAATCATTTTACCATTCTCCCTTGTTTCTCTTCCAGATAACTTTGGCCAGCCTgaggttttgttttaaaactgtgTGACTGCTTGTCAAACTGCTCCTGTTTCTTGCCCAGTCAGACATCTTTTTAGCTTTGTAACCTGCTGAGAGCGGTGGCATTATTTACTGATGATAGGAATGATGCCAAAACTTTGGAAAATCAGTCCCAGGATGTATGAAACTGGAATTATCCCATAATGCTCACATTCACGGacaagtaaaataaacaaaacatgtcatataaatgaattaaaatctTACTTGACGCCCATAACCTCCACATAGTCTTTGTGACACACACGGATATCCACCTGAGGCTCTTTCATGCGGAACATGGTGAACTTCACCCGTACCTTTTTGCCAGCAGGGACCTACAGCGCAGAGGCAGAGGTGATTGGTTTATTACAACCTTATTTACCATGCATGTCACTCctccacctacacacacacaagcacatacacacaaagacatttaaTATGTATCCCTTGTAAATGCAAGCATACAAGCTGCAACACACCAAAAAAgacagtgtgcacacacacatacactccatACAACGCACCAGCAAACAAaaccaacacacaacacacaaaacactgcagctcagctatagctgcagcagcaacagccatCTGACAGATGAAGATAGAAGAGGTACTGAACAGCTTGGCTTCGATAGTGCTGCCTCAGCATTCCTCTCATGGCAGGCTAAgggtggtggagggggaggggagggtgggggtgggggggggggggttcaggTAAAGGAGGGGGCCTGGGAGAGGAGCAGTGTAGCAAACCTTAATGGTCCACTTGCAGTCCATGGCAGGGGGATAGAAGCTGGGGTGAAGTGGGGAAGTGAAGACTCCTGTGCTTTCAGCGAGGACGCCACCGcagtttttaactgaaaataatGTGTCAtattaacaacaacataatacatttgtaatgGGATTGAGTACAAATATTGCTGAACAAATGTAGGCAAACTGGTGTAGATATAGTCCAGAATGCTGCAGGTAAATGGATGATATAAAGTGCAGTGAATGTAAACTTGATTACCTTTAGATATTGGGATGGCTTTATACTTGGCCTGAAAGCCAGGCCGTTGGACGTCACTGTCAGTAATCATGTTGATGAGCATGATGTTTCCAGATGACACCACCTCCAGAGGGTTGGAGGGGGGCCTCTGACCACACTTCCTGTGAGAGGAGAAGTAGTAGCAAGATCATGCTCACTGAATCAGAAGAAGGTGTTTCAAAGAactatctgtgtctgtgtgtatgtgtgtgtgtgtgtgtgtgtgcatgtgtagcaGACACAACCATGAAGCATAAGCTGAATGTCTGATGCATTTACTGATGTATTCACTCTTCTAATCAAAACACTTTAGGATGTGCAACACTTAGGAAACTTACATGCAGCTGTAATGCTTTTTACTCGAAATCACTAAAACATCAATGCAGCAAACAAGTTTAAAATgctttgggaaaaaaataatttgaaaagaAATCAATAGATAAGCAGTGAGAGGTAGGGAAGGAGATAAATAAGGAGAGATATGCCAACAGTAGATAGAAATTGCTTAGGCAGAGTTTCAAAGTCAAACATTAGGTACATTAGCAAGAAGTTTCAGCACTGCTGGCAGCACAGCCATAGAGGTGTGAATGACACTGTGAGAGCAGCAATACATCTACCTCTAGTAGAATAATGTCATTATAGAGTATTATATTATAGCTCTCATAAACCCCATGTCACCTTGGATAAAGCTGATCGCTCAATAGCATTATAAAAATTTTATGCATCACTTGGTAACACATATTTGTTTGGCAATGGTTTCTGAGTTTGAAATTGCCTGCAGCTACAACTGATGTTGCATTCAGGAGCCTGCAGTTTCAGAATCATACCCTTCCTCCATAGACAAAGTGCAATTACACACAGTGGTGTAGCAGGATTCAGGTTGGCACCCTTGATAGATTTGAAAGGAGAGGTCTTTTTGAGCCAACTCAATCTCACTGAGGTCTCAAAAGTTAACAATAAAATGGGACATGCAGCACTAAAGGCTTCAgggccaaaaagaaaaaaaagttgtaatcaCAAATCCAGTGAAAGGAACGGAGTAGAACATGTTTTCCACCACATCAAAACCGTTTTTACTCCTAAATCCCTctgcaacatttcagtcaaataCAAAGTGATTCCTAGTGGTTGTCCCCTGGGAATCATGCAGAAATATATTTCCCCTCTCTCTGATTTTCAAGGCTAAATAAATGAGACAAATGTTGGTTGGACCCTATCAAACAAACCCTTCTACCAAGGTTTAAGGCAAAATGAGAATGTGATTTGTGTCACAATTTGAAGTACTGTAAGAGCAAAAATGAGtcaatttaatcattttcttttaaataaaattccTCTTGGAGGAGGCATTATTGCACACAATACTGCACTGCATACCACTAGTAAACTAGAAGCTAGTATAATGGCAAAACTTGATCCATCAAAGATATAACTCTAAAAAGAGCACCAGTATGACCTTGTACCACAGCCAACACATTTCCCATCAGTGCCCTTGAGCCCTTTGAACATTCCCAGCTATGTGACTTACTCTGTGATGGCCTGAGAATCATCTGGACTCAAAGAATCATAGATGAAGACAAAGTCATCAGAGCAGTCATCCTCGATGTGGAAGAAAGGGAAACTGACAGAAATGGCGTGGTTCTTTGAGGCTCGGATTTGCCACTGACACCGGGACCTTGGGGGGTAGCTGGTGGGGTAACCTGGAGATGAAAATTCTTTCGCCGCTTCTCCAGCCTCCAGATGATGAAAACACCCCACTGGGAATAACAACATTGGTCATATCATATCCAACAGTAATTTATAGCTGGTAAATTAAGATCTGATCATCATCATGCACTATATCTTAAGAAATATTGACAGTAAATAttgtatcttttttgttttttcttgggAACAATTTACAATTATGCAAATAACAAATTTGAACACTATGTGATCACAGGTGCTTCCATCCTTTATGTTACAAGATGTACGTAAAGACAGATTAATGTAAGGATGATACAGCTGCTGTACTAATGGAATGTAATGTAGTCTAATCATCTCAAAGATATAAATCACCAGACAGTGTCAAAAAGAAGTGTCGGACATAGTGACTGACTAGCTCTGGCCTGATGCAGGGTTCTCAATCTCTGACTAGAGcagcacatgtacagtacacgCCAGGCCAGCCATTCGTTACAGACTGGCAGGAGGGTGAGCATCTAGCCAGCTGGAAAATTACAGCTGCGAGTGATTGAAATGGGACACGCTGTACTCACCGGCTCTGGGGTCCCTGGCCATGCGAGGATCTGTgactggagacagagagaggggaagagagagtgGCAGAGAAACAGGAGGCAAGGTAAGAATGGGTCACCAAAGTTGGGAGGCTGATAGAATTTGATGCATGAGCCTAAAATATTTGGGTTGCACATTTTCTGTTCCATTTCCCTGCGGTTAAGGGAACTGGTGATGGTGTGTAGCTCTTTCTGCTCCATCTCACCTTGCCCTACAGCAGCAACCCATACATCTTTGTCTAACTATCTGGGACAGCAACATCAAATCATACCCACAGAAATCATTTTAAAGAGGACCAAAAACCACTGAGTCACAGGGCCAGCCCCTGGCTGGTGGCCAGGTTGTGGACAAATGCAATGTGAATGCTGAGAAgacagaaggaagaaaaatggcTGTCTCAAGCCAGGCCAGGGCCCAGCTAATATCATTAGAGGATCCAAACAGCATAAAATGTGCAATCTCAGATGCAGCACAAGCAGAGAGGTCTGGCTTATCTGTTATCATCTTATCAGCACAACTCAGAGTGAGCTCCTATAATACAAATAGAAAGCATACAGAATACCAATGCTGATAGGAGATGACAATGACCTTATTCAAATCTACATTCACAGTACTTTCTCTTTGCTGATTGTTAAATGTCATAATCTGGAGCCAGCAGCGGCAAAGACCCAGTAGTCCCCTTTCTTTTGCCCCTTGGTGTGACCCCTTCATCTGGTCCTGGTGGTACCTACGTGAGGCAGTGACTTTGCTGATCTTGATATTTTTGGTGCTCCTCATGCTGCGCTGCCCCTTAATGCCATTCTCCAGTGTCTCTAACACCCGCTCTTCAGAGAACTCCGGCACGATCTCCAGGTCATCAACTGGAATATCAAACTGAGACCAATAGTAGGCTATCACACCCTCACTAGggcaagcagagatgaggaatGGAGAGGGAGGGTAGGAAGGAAGGGTAAAGAGAGACCATTCAGTAACATGCTTTAACATTCAAGAAGAAACAAAGATTAGTGGAACATGGATGATATATATCTACTGTAAATTGCAAgccaaattaaatcaaaaatgaaatcaatCAGTGAAATCCTGCTGATGCTGCCATCTAGCAGTGGCTGCATGCTCTGatcactgtgtgtgtaataCAGTATGACTATACAGAGTGTAGACAGTAGTATTGTACTATTACTACATCACAGCTGGGTGTGGTAACAAGTCAACAGACCACACCAAACcctgattttgtttgttgtcataAATGCAACAGACTTGAAACTCCACAGAGGTCAGTGCAACAAAGTCTTTCCTTCATACAAGACGTAGTGTGGGTTTTAAGTTTTCACAAGCATTAGAGCAGTGTACAAAAAAATCAGATGTCAAGATCCTAAAGGTACCTGAATGCAGTGATGACAGACTTAGCGTAGTATTCTCCAAGAAATGGATCTGTCTTGAAGATTTCCCCCAGCTGTgtagagaaaatgtattttttactgAACAGATCATGTACAGGATTTCTTGCTTGTCTGCCTAAAGACAAAGTACaaattagcatgttaacataaaAACTGCCTTCCATGAAAAGCATACAACAATGTGATTCTCATTAACTGTCTTGCCTTCAGCTGCAGTGAGTGGCAAACTGTGTCAGGCAAGGCTGCAGCCACTCTTTGAGGTCTTAAATGCGTGCCACCACTATATATTATGCATGTACAGCGTTAGCTAACCTCAGAGCAAGCCCTCtttgtgaaaagaaaaactgcaaagGCTGTAGTGTTTAGACTGCTAAGAGAGAGTGGGAGCATCTGAGTGCTGCTTGTGTCCCTCAAGGTAACATCACAAAGGAGAAAGAACCAGGTTTCATAAAAGCAGAGAGTGatacagaggaagaaaagagggtTGTTCACAGGATAAATTGgtaaattattgtaaaataaaatatcaagaCTAGGtaaaaaaattacagtttaaGTCAGCAACATCAGATATGAACCCATTGCCATTTTCCTACCCCATCTAAAGGAGataaaatacagttatacaATTTTCAAGGACTCTACAGACAAGTAGTGCTAGAGACGTATTAGTGTAAAACTGTGGGACAACTGGTTTAACATGATGAACTCTAAGGCGCTCACTGACAGCTTTGGCCCAAAATTCTTTACTTGAATCAACACAAGTTGTACCTATCATGGTAAACATCAACCTAGATCTGAAATTATTCTTTacaagttgacatttttgttgtatGTAAGTGCAAACCTAGAACATCATAAAGCTTTTCCTCCAGTCATCTATTCATCTTATATTGCAGTCGACCATTAACACTCCAATCCTCACCCAACACCCTCACTTCACTGAGCTTTTGAGAGAGAAAGCGAGCACTTGAATGGGTTTGAGCGGGGTTCTTTGCTATCAGCATTCGACTAAGTGGTGCTACAAACATCTCCACTGCCTCCAATAATAGGAGATACTGTTGAGGGAATTACTAAGGAATTTTATTCCACCCAGGCAAATATGCCTTCAGCAGTTTCTATGCACTGGAGGGGGCATAGTTAAAGCGCATTTCCACGATGCCAAACAACATCCGCAACTAATCCTTAGAGAAGAGAATTGATTGTAATGCTTTGCTCAAAATAGTTCACAATAAACAATGTAAACCATAGAAAGGGAACACAAGTAGAAAAGCCATCTTTTTTGGGTGTCAAACTCACTGTTGCCTGCAGGTTTTCTGCCAAATCCTTGAATTCCTTGCTGT
This sequence is a window from Thunnus thynnus chromosome 10, fThuThy2.1, whole genome shotgun sequence. Protein-coding genes within it:
- the st14 gene encoding suppressor of tumorigenicity 14 protein homolog, which encodes MYSARYEYDGRNDNHERIDFLTSKEKVSSKRKVGILIGVLVALLILAAVAAVLIWLFVFKDANSEATISKKLRPSVQVFSGHMELVDVPYDQKLEDTNSKEFKDLAENLQATLGEIFKTDPFLGEYYAKSVITAFSEGVIAYYWSQFDIPVDDLEIVPEFSEERVLETLENGIKGQRSMRSTKNIKISKVTASLTDPRMARDPRAVGCFHHLEAGEAAKEFSSPGYPTSYPPRSRCQWQIRASKNHAISVSFPFFHIEDDCSDDFVFIYDSLSPDDSQAITEKCGQRPPSNPLEVVSSGNIMLINMITDSDVQRPGFQAKYKAIPISKVKNCGGVLAESTGVFTSPLHPSFYPPAMDCKWTIKVPAGKKVRVKFTMFRMKEPQVDIRVCHKDYVEVMGVKYCGELSSLALISETNVLDVTFHSDESYTDKGFSAEYSAYDPANPCPNMFACNSGICIGKELQCDGWNDCGDMSDEMKCHCGKDQFSCGNGLCKPKLWVCDRVNDCGDGSDEKRCSCEENEWRCGNGVCLPQDVVCNNKKDCEDGSDEASCKTSPGICSDFSFKCNNGDCVNKVNAECDRVNDCSDNSDEANCNCGTRPYKLNRIVGGQNAELGEWPWQVSLHFLTYGHVCGASILSEKWLLSASHCFVTHDPANHIAANWQTYSGMQDQYKQDGVQRRPVKRIISHPDYNQMTFDYDIALLELTEPLKFENTIQPICLPSSSHVFPAGMSCWVTGWGALREGGQKAQLLQKASVKIINDTVCNVVTEGQVTSRMLCSGFLAGGVDACQGDSGGPLVCFEESGKWFQAGIVSWGEGCARRNKPGVYSRVTKLREWIKKETGI